Within Primulina tabacum isolate GXHZ01 chromosome 5, ASM2559414v2, whole genome shotgun sequence, the genomic segment tttGCTCAACAAACAAGTTGCTTATTTTCCTGTTTGCCGGCTATTTTTCAAGAATCAGCGGGTTACAAAACTTTCCCTGTACTTCCATTGCGTCAGTTCACGAATTTTTTCGAAAAGAATCATGGAATAATCCGAGTGTATTTTccggaaaatgaaaaatgtgtCCTTTTGGCAGATTGTTCCGGATGCAGGCCATTCTGCTAATGAGCCAGGAATATCTGAAGAACTTGTAGCTGCAACCAATAAGTTCAAATATATCAAGGAAGCTGCACATTGAAATTACTTGATGTGCTGCACAATGTGAGATTGTTTCGAACTTCTCGTTATTTTTTCTCCGGTCCATCTATTTTGATGCACGGTAATGGTTTTTCTTTGCAAATTTTCGAATTCCATATGATCTAGTTTCAGGAATTCACGATGGTTTAACGAATATAAGGCCTTGATGTCAATGATTTCATGTGCTGCAGTCTGAATTATTTTGCAAGAATCTCATCTTCAAAATCTTGTACACCAAAAATAGTACATGCATGAAATACAACATTTTGATAGTTGTAACAAAGGCTTGAAAAATGCAAGAATCTCATCTTCAAAATCTTGTACAGCAAAAATAATACATGCATGAAATAAAACATTTTGATATTTGTAGCAAAGGCTTGAAAAATGTTCAGAATGGATCAAACACCAAACAAATCAATGTATGAAATGATAGAAGATAGCAATAATTTTTCCAGCCTGTATATCTATACCGGTGAAGTTTCGTGTACCACTtctcaatctcttattttcttTACTTTGAAGAGGATAAATTATCAAGATTGGCTCTTGATTTGGTGAAGGAGTGGTCTTGCCAAGGCTTAAGGCTGCTTTGTTTTGGTCTCCCTTTTATGTGAACATTAAAAGTTTATAATAAGTTTATGGCACCTTGCATTTTTGAATTTGGGATGACAAAATCTTGCAATTTTCATTGACCTATTTTGTATATGTGAACTTCATACATATTGTCATAAGGGTAACCTGAAATTTTCCAAATGGACCGACCATGCATGTGGAATTCTATGGTCTTCTGTGTGTTCATGTGGTGTCTCTATTTTTGCTTGAAAAACCTAAACTGACCATTTTTCTTTACAGTTAGGCTTCAATCTGAAAACTCAAACTATGGTTTGAGATCTCTAGTTTGccgtataaaccatgtatatgggtaaagactgaatcatctAACTCAGCTATAAATTGAATTTATCTTCCATGATGAcgtaatattattatattattgttaAAAATAAGTACTAAATAATAGCTATTGGGTGTCGTACCtgaatgacaaaaacttgtgtgagaccgtATTACGGGTTTGAAAGGGTTATAGCATAAATCCTTTCAAATAATCCTTTCAAATAATCCCGATAACTGTTACCTCGAGGTTTGAAAGGGTTATagcataaatcaatatatttcgaCTGCAAGAAACTGTTTTTCTTCTTTAAGGTAAGAGCACAGTCAAGTGTCTACCACAAGACTCAGAGACAGTGACAACGACAACGACAACGACAACGACGGAGAAGTAGGGGGCAAAAATTGGATTAGAAGATTTTTTCAGATTGttaaattttgatataattgaaaTCGAATGTGAGTTTAGATTTTAAAAGAGAAGCTTAAATTCTGttctatttttgaaaatgatgttTTAATTTAGAAAATTTATTCTATTTGTGCATAAGAAACATTGAATGGGAGGATCAAATAGTAGGATATTAAGGGAAATTTAGATGATTTTTGGGTATGTTAGGTATGTAtgtcaaaattaaaaaataatatctgACATAGATATTGACCCGATCAAAGATGAGGATGTTCGATTTGGTATAAAATCAAAAAAACCGTAAATCCAAACCGAACTCAatcgaattttaaaatttgaatataaatgTTAAAACCAAAATTTATATTGTTCTTTttcgaattttattttttcaaaatcgaACCgactaaaaaaaattgaaatttaatttaattaatatcttTAGTtagattatatattttatgaaatgatatttagtgaattaaaaatatttttgttaatttttagttgattgttatttatttagtttatttagatattgtattttaaaggtttatttcaaaaattatttaaaagtgatatattatattttaattattaatataaataatttggTTCAATTCGATCAATGAACATGATTAATCAAAGCGTCCAAGCACTGAATTACTGTTCGCCCGGTTAATTGGTGATTGAAATTGtaaaatacgaaaataaaaattGTCTTGTATAAAAGATAGCAgtgtaggtatcttgtgagatcgtttcatgaattttcatctgtgagacatgtcaatcataccgatattcacaataaaaagcaatattcttagcataaaaagtaatattttttcatggatgacccaaataagatattcgtctcacacaagtttttaccaagattagtaataatatagtgtatactgagtattattattattattattattatttcatatcAAAAACCAGATTGTATACTTTAACTTCTCTAACCAGAttttttttctccaacttcattCTCAAATTTCATCCGTCGTCAAttcttattaaattattttcagacaTAACTCTCATATGcatttataattaaagatagAGAAAAAGACATAAAATTAAGCATGAAATAAGAGAAATAATATTATCATTTCACTTGTATAAATTATGATAATTATTTTTACTTACAACGCGTGTGTGTATAGTTCACTAAtaagataaaataatttgaaatataataattattcgtgttaaaaaaattaataataattaaagcATCCTCAACTTTAAAATTGCAAAATAACACATAATGCATCCCTAAAGGTTGCAAAGTGGctatatttttaacaaaataaggAAGCCAAATATGGACCTGATCTGATATTTATGTCTAAGAATCAAAATATAACACATCATAAATTCACCAAATGTTTCCCAACGAAAAACACTTAAAAAccaacccaaaaaaaaaaaaaaaaaataaaaataaattgagGCCAAGAGTTTTTTGGAAGTGGGAAAATATTCATAAGTTAGCAGCGACCTGGAGAGGCGTAGGAAGCGAGGGATCTTTCTCTAATTCGGTCTCGAGCTGGCTGTAGTTTCCTTTGGCCTTGAAAAGTTGGATATGGTGGTGATTGCAGTAGAGCTTGCCGTCGTGTGCTACGTAGTTGGATGGGCTAATGGTGCAGCCTCCATGAGTGCACTTGAAGCAGCTCTTGTGGTATAATCTTCCATTCACAGTCACCTTTTGCACCATAATATTTATGTCAAATAGCATGTGTTCGTCCATATTTTGTGCAATCTTATTATAAAGTAGTTAATTTGTAGGACAAAAAACTGATCAAAAGTTCGAAAATACCTTCTCGATAGGGTAAACTGTACTGTTGCTACATCCCACACATTTGTCTCTCGTACCTCCAAACATATTTGAAACTCTGCTTGCATTCTATTCAACATAAGTTCCAAAATTAGAGCCATTCATTTGTGCATAAAAGCAACATTTTAAGGATGAAAATCACCTCATTTTCCAATGCCTTCTCTGGTTTCAAGAGTTTAGGAGTACctggaagaaaattaaagaaaatgaaaccaAATTTAGAATCAAAGTTAGTGTTCATAAAATCATGATGTATAGAGTACCTTCAAAACTTTTCTCCAGGCTACCGGTTCTCTTGAAGATCTGATCATGGTGATCAGGTCTGCAGTACAGCACCCCATCAATGGAGTTGAAGCTTCCAAGCTGAATTCAAATGAGGAAATTTATCACTTCAGTAGTTTCGCAATATGAATGATAGCGActgatgcattgagcaggaggATAGGCACTGGATATTTGAAAGGAATGATGTATGTCCTTTTGAATCAATCAAGATCCAAAAAGATACCACGTTGGTTTCTAAgcatatttttcttattaaataTCCATAAATATAAATGATACCACGTtaattatatatacatgtaataatTATTTTCTAATAATTCGAAAATGTGATAATATGTTACTTTTCATTAATTTCAacaatcaaaatttttttttggattaaACAAATTTCTTATCCCTTTTACATCCCCGACCTTTTGGACCATTAATACGTCACACGTTGATTGAGCGGTTGACATTAAATAGTTAGGCTCGCATTTATTTCCTTTATTGTATGTGTGTTGTTTTATTTAGACAATAAAACAAGTCTAGTACGAATCaattacaaaatttttaaaaaaaataaatgcataaatATTCAAGTTCTAAAATATATTAGTCTCTCGAAATCACAAACTGTTTTAAAAAtttccttctcaagtacttttattttatttactatTACTATTAAtagtattataattttttactttttttagaAAAACCTTGGATTTGTTCATTGGTCTAGAATATAAGCaaggtcaaaatattttttatatgaaataaataatatCTAAAATCGAAAATTGCGTGGAAGTGTAAAAGTACTGGGCCGACTGTTCATATCTCCTATATAGTGATATTTTTGACATATAGCCCATTTAGGCCTTCCCGTATCCGAGCACACGAAAATAGAAATGGTGCCGTTGCCGTACAGTATTACTCTGTTGCTCTGTCTGATCACCGCTGCAGCTGCTACTAATATTATCCAAACTCTTCCGGGTTACCCGGAGGATACCCTGCCTTTCCACCTCGAAACCGGGTCGgtcttctttctttcttttctttctttctattttttgttttttaaaaactatttatatctatatatatatatatatatataatatgtgaGTTGCAGGTATATTGGAGTTGGAGAAGACGAACAAGTGCAGCTATTCTATTACTTTGTAGAGTCCGAACGAGATCCTGATGAGGATCCGCTTGTGCTTTGGTTGACGGGTGGACCCGGTTGCTCTGGTTTCTCCGGTCTGGTTTATGAAATAGGTGCGTACAGCCGCTGCCTTTTTCTTCTTCTCGTGATCTTTtggttttaatttatttattaaatattatgttTGACGATCAGTTTCATAATAAAGAATTAAACAAATGAAACTTATTTTGCACTTCCGAGCgtttctattatttaataacTGTCTATTAAATACTTTAGTTCTCATGTTGTCACATCTTTCCATACATTAAAACTATttaaatcaaataatcaaaattagtgggtcatttaataataatataatcatatGAGAAGAGATTATGTAATTACATACTGAATGATATAATCAAGATCTTTtacttataaatatatatatatacattggGGATGCGTGAATATGAGTTAAATATGGAGTCAAATTTAGAGCTGGTTCACAGATTTTTCGAACCCAATCGATAAATATTAGatttgtattaaaatttatcaattttttaaaaaaaaatcgagtcaAACTCGAGCGAAAGTTATTTTGGTAGATGGGTCACGAgtcttaatattttattattattataatatatatatatatatttatatttatatttcgaGCCGTCGGACGTTTATTTTCGAAGTTTATTATTCGAACAATAATTCGAATATGTTCAAAGAttttgagctgaaatcaaactTAAACTTTATTTCGATATAAACTCGagcaaaaaattcaaaaaattcatGCTTCGGATGGAACTCGAACTCGAATATATTTAAGCCGAATtcgagttttaaatttttattaatattcgGCTCTATTCGGATCGATTACACCTTTGGTcaaaatggttattttttttttttgacaggaaattgaattttttaataACGTCGATCACAAAGCAACGTTTGCATTATTTTACTCACCCTTTGCTGCTCACATTTGACGTGGTTCCATTTTGGCCTAGATATATCAACTACAAACAAAAGGGAACTGCCAAATTAATGTTCATAAATTAACTCATCGTCCAAATCCCTATTTCCAACAACCCAAAagctaaaagaaaataaaaaattaatgcgTTGATAGAACCATAATTTAATGACACCATATGTGGGTGAAAAGGGTCACAAAATTAACTTTGTAACAACAATTCATGCATGTGTACAGGTCCACTCCGGTTTGATATTTCAAGTCTTGATGGAAGTTTCCCTCGCCTAATTCTGAACCCATATTCATGGACAAAggttttgaatatatatatatatatatatatatatatatagacacacacacacacacacacagtgCTTAATTATTCAAACTGACAAATGAAATGATCTGCATGGTTTTGTAGGTGgccaatattatatttatagaCTCACCGGTTGGGACTGGATTCTCGTATGCAACCACCCCAGAAGGTTTCACTTCCTCCGACACCAAAGCGACCATGGATAACTACACATTCTTGAAGAAGGCAAGTTTTTCTCTGAATCCGGAATAAATTGTGCAGAAATCAATACCTGATCCGTCCCACGTATCAATTTGTGTTTTCATACATAATCAAGAAATTTTTTGGAAAATCaagtttcataaaatatcaattttactgTTATGCTTTAATATGATATCatatgaaaaattattgaaaataagtAATGCATTTAATAAACAGaaaaaataatactaaataTAGATACTGCaccatattttattattattattttgacgTGTAAACCCACGGATCAGAGGGACGGGACAACTTGACTGAGGAAGAGATAATGACGTTGAATTATTTAATAGGATTCTCAACTTGAAATTGAAAATTGAAAAGAGATATTCTCTGTCTCTCACGTGACCTACATTTTCTTATTTATCTGTCTCAAATATATATTCCAGTCTCTGTTCTTTGTCAATCTATCTTTATTCATTGAATACATTAATTGTTTCCAAcaagtttttatttaatattaaaaaagtttttatataatattaaaacaCTTATTTAAAAGGGTGAAATGAGAATTTTATGCGTAAAACTCATTGTTCCAATAATTTTGTTAATGTGTGTGACAACACCAGTTAGAGTAAATACATGAGACGGAGGGAGTAACATGCTTGGTAGATAAATCTTGACAGATGAAAATTtatctttaaaaatatttttgttcttACAATCCAGTGGTTATCGATCCATCCAAGATTCATCAAGAATCGACTATACATTGGAGGTGATTCCTACGGAGGCAAAACTGTAACCTTGCTTGCTTTAGAAATTGCAATGGGTAAATTttaccatcaattaattattatattgcCCTATATATTATAAGAGTTTTCACACAAGTATgtgttattatattatattcatCCAGAAATTTGACCATGTTGTCACATTAACTTAGGAAATGGTGGAGGGCTGGAGCAACGAATGAACCTCCAAGTACACATTACTTTCATAACTTAATCCTATTCATGGGGGAAAAAAAACGCACTTGACGAAAAAATTGAACCAGGGATATTTCATTGGAAATCCTAAAACAGATGAAGCCTTGGATACTAATGAAAAGGTCCCTTATGCTCATCGGATGGCACTCATATCAGATGAATATTTTGAGGTAAAATGCCCCCTTCGAGTCCGAGTTGAGTTTGAATTAGATTATGCTCATCTGATTAATTTGACTGTGAGTTTCTAATTAATTCGATTCGAACATTGATTTAGCCACTGACATGACATATGTGCCCAATCTCTGATCACTTATATTCTAGACAAGTTTGTTCGAGGATAGTGTAACATGCATGCTGTCAAACGATACAAACTAAGCAAAAATCTACTCAATGTTGCATGCAAGGTAATATCAAAATGGGCtgatgctttaaataaaatgcggtGTATAAGGGGTGAATTCTTTTCCTATTTTCAGTTAGCAAAAAGCAGCTGTAATGGGAACTGCAGGGATCAAGATACAAGTAGTGCAGAATGCCGTTATGCTCTTCATCTATTTGATGAGGTAAACTAAAAACTACaagattttatttcttttttgttGTGCTTTTTTGGGGTGGGAGTAGAGTTTCGGAGAAATAAAAAGTATGTTTAATTTTATCttgaaaggaaaaaaatttattgcaaTTGTCGAATAATGTCAGCATGGTTggataaaatttaaaacatatgaGGTTAGAATATGATATGATAAAAGAGTATTTTTGGAAATGATGAATACTTTAGTTAAAATTACTGATTATGTTCGAAAATACGAAAATGATTCGAATCTTGGTTTGGAGGAAGTGAATAAAAAGAAATGATAGTTTTTATTTATGTTGTTGGGGATGAGAGTATTTTAGGAAACTGAAAACAAGCACTGCGTGCATGTTCTTCATTTTCTTTGCTCTATGATTTTTGGCAACGGTTACCGTAATATGAATGCAGTGCACAAAGAACATCAACAATGCCTACATTTTGGATCCAAACTGTCATCTGTTTTCACCAAAACGCGA encodes:
- the LOC142544180 gene encoding LIM domain-containing protein WLIM1-like — protein: MNKSKLGSFNSIDGVLYCRPDHHDQIFKRTGSLEKSFEGTPKLLKPEKALENENASRVSNMFGGTRDKCVGCSNSTVYPIEKVTVNGRLYHKSCFKCTHGGCTISPSNYVAHDGKLYCNHHHIQLFKAKGNYSQLETELEKDPSLPTPLQVAANL
- the LOC142547021 gene encoding serine carboxypeptidase-like 13 — translated: MVPLPYSITLLLCLITAAAATNIIQTLPGYPEDTLPFHLETGYIGVGEDEQVQLFYYFVESERDPDEDPLVLWLTGGPGCSGFSGLVYEIGPLRFDISSLDGSFPRLILNPYSWTKVANIIFIDSPVGTGFSYATTPEGFTSSDTKATMDNYTFLKKWLSIHPRFIKNRLYIGGDSYGGKTVTLLALEIAMGNGGGLEQRMNLQGYFIGNPKTDEALDTNEKVPYAHRMALISDEYFELAKSSCNGNCRDQDTSSAECRYALHLFDECTKNINNAYILDPNCHLFSPKRDYIVEDDDPYDFLFMLKQEEQWCRNNNYSDSAVWANDQTVQEALYIRNGTVREWIRCNYSLSGYVYNVASVIQYHQMLNQKGFQSLVYSGDHDMLVPYIGTIKWIRSLNLTVEDNWRPWTVDGQVAGYTEKYKNGEAYITFATVKGAGHTAPEYMPKQCLAMIKRWLSLFPL